From the Ruania alkalisoli genome, one window contains:
- a CDS encoding sugar phosphate isomerase/epimerase family protein: MTSTATIPDGATSVTDLSRLSLNTATTKALTLAEAVEVAAEAGLGAVGLWRDRVAEAGVENAAKIVADAGLRVSSLCRGGFLTAADESGQSEALGDNRAAIVEAATLGTSELIMVVGGLPAASTPGGPAQLDGDKDIVAARTRVANRIAELAPFAAEHGVRLVLEPLHPIFAADRAVLSTLGQCLDLATEFPPEQVGVVVDTYHVWWDPALRDQIARAGRENRIASYQVCDWILPLAADPLLSRGFMGDGYIDFPTITRWVSEAGYTGDVEVEIFNQEIWNAPGAQTVATMAERYSRLVHPYL, encoded by the coding sequence ATGACCAGCACCGCAACGATTCCCGACGGCGCAACGTCCGTGACTGACCTGTCTCGCCTCTCCCTCAACACGGCCACCACGAAGGCCCTGACCCTCGCTGAGGCGGTCGAGGTGGCCGCCGAGGCCGGGCTGGGCGCCGTGGGGCTGTGGCGGGACCGGGTAGCCGAGGCCGGCGTCGAGAACGCGGCGAAGATCGTGGCAGACGCGGGCCTGCGGGTCTCCTCGCTGTGCCGCGGCGGGTTCCTCACCGCGGCGGATGAGTCCGGTCAGTCCGAGGCACTCGGTGACAACCGTGCGGCGATCGTCGAGGCCGCCACACTCGGTACGTCCGAGCTGATCATGGTGGTCGGCGGGCTGCCTGCGGCCAGCACTCCCGGCGGCCCGGCCCAGCTCGATGGTGACAAGGACATCGTCGCGGCCCGCACCCGGGTGGCGAACCGCATCGCCGAGCTCGCGCCGTTCGCGGCCGAGCATGGCGTGCGGCTGGTGCTGGAACCGTTGCACCCGATCTTCGCCGCCGACCGGGCCGTGCTGTCCACACTGGGGCAGTGCCTCGACCTGGCGACGGAGTTCCCACCCGAGCAGGTGGGCGTGGTGGTCGACACCTATCACGTGTGGTGGGACCCGGCCCTGCGCGACCAGATCGCGCGGGCGGGCCGGGAGAACCGGATCGCCTCCTACCAGGTGTGCGACTGGATCCTGCCGCTGGCAGCCGACCCGCTGCTCTCACGCGGGTTCATGGGCGACGGGTACATCGACTTCCCCACGATCACCCGGTGGGTGAGCGAAGCCGGGTACACCGGGGACGTGGAGGTGGAGATCTTCAACCAGGAGATCTGGAATGCACCCGGTGCACAGACTGTTGCCACCATGGCCGAGCGGTACAGCCGACTCGTTCACCCCTACCTCTGA
- a CDS encoding PRC-barrel domain-containing protein, with protein sequence MTDATGSTEPIAEVREGMTVFDSSGEKVGTVRDVQMGDPQAVTAQGQGGGGENGNVVTYLAEAFRPGSLDDTVRERLARLGFVRIDSSGLFHRDRYTTSDEIAAVEDDAVHLSVPGDQLIH encoded by the coding sequence ATGACGGACGCAACTGGTAGCACCGAGCCCATCGCTGAGGTTCGCGAAGGGATGACGGTCTTCGACTCCAGCGGAGAGAAGGTCGGCACAGTGAGGGACGTCCAGATGGGCGATCCGCAGGCCGTCACGGCACAGGGCCAGGGCGGCGGTGGTGAGAACGGCAATGTCGTGACCTACCTTGCTGAGGCGTTCCGCCCCGGGAGCCTCGACGACACTGTCAGGGAGCGGCTCGCTCGCCTCGGCTTCGTCCGGATCGACTCGAGCGGACTGTTCCACCGGGACCGCTACACCACCAGCGACGAGATCGCCGCCGTGGAGGATGACGCCGTGCACCTCTCGGTCCCGGGCGACCAGCTCATCCATTGA